The genome window TCATGCGCAGCAGGTCGCCCACCGCCTCCAGCCGGGCGGCGTTGCGCCCGACCAGCAGGATCTCGCGGTCCGGTCCGGCCAGTTCGGCGGCCAGTGCGGCGCCGATGCCGGAGGAGGCGCCGGTGAGGACGATGCGTCTGAAGTCGGTCATCTGGTCAATCGACCTCCGCTGGGGCGAGAAGCCGCCCGGCCACGGCCTCGGCGCCGGGCCTGGCGCCTGTGCCGTCGAAATTTCCCGGAACCTGAATCGTGGCTGCCAGGGCACGCAGGAACGCATCGAGAAGCTCTGCATCCGGGCGGGGCGGGCTCTGCCAGAAGGCGTCGAGCCCGTCCTGCGCGGTGAGGCCGGGGACATCGTAGATCGCCCTGCCGAGAGCCAGCACCGGCACGCCGGCGCGCAGCGCCGTGAGGCCAACGGTCGAGTTCACGGTTACAACTCCCACCATCTCCGACAACATAGTGTCGAGAGTGCCGCCGTCGAGCCAGACGCACCGGGGATGCCCGCTGTCGCGCACCAGCCGCGCCCAGGGCGCGTGGCCGTTGTCGAGCGGGTGAGGCTTGACGATGAGCATCGCATCCGGCCCGGCATGGGCCGCGTGGGAGGCGATCACCCGGTTCAGGGTGGCCCGCAAGCCCTCCTCCGGCCCGTGCAGGCGGATCTGGTAGTCGGTTTCGAGCTGCAGGGGCAAGAGGAATTTCGGACCGCGGTGCGCCGCGATGCGGGCGAGGGCGGCGTCGCGGCCCCGGGCGCGGGCCGGGTAGCGCAGCGCCTTGCCCACCCATCCGGCCCATTCGCGCAAGGGCCCGTCCAGGGCATGGGTGCGGTAATGCGGGTAGAAGATCCGCCCCGTCAGCAGGTTGGCCAGGCTGAAGGATACGTCCATGGCCGAGAAGGCGGCGAAGCTGGAACGGTAGGACGGCCGGGGCAGCGGCGGCGCATCTGCCGCGAGGCGGCGGATCGTCGCGGGATCGGAGGGGAAGCGGCTGTGCCCGCCTGTGCCGTCGGGCTCCACGGTGAGGAAGGCCGGGCGCAGGTATCCCTGCTCGACCAGGTGCACGCGGACCCCCTCGGGGCGCAGCGCCGCG of Paroceanicella profunda contains these proteins:
- a CDS encoding capsule biosynthesis protein, which codes for MPTTRRHFLLLQGPCSWFFTYLAEALRRSGADVTRVIFCPGDRLFWRGPGAVAFRGRREDWPGFARALAAERGITDMVSLGDGRFLHAAAIAALRPEGVRVHLVEQGYLRPAFLTVEPDGTGGHSRFPSDPATIRRLAADAPPLPRPSYRSSFAAFSAMDVSFSLANLLTGRIFYPHYRTHALDGPLREWAGWVGKALRYPARARGRDAALARIAAHRGPKFLLPLQLETDYQIRLHGPEEGLRATLNRVIASHAAHAGPDAMLIVKPHPLDNGHAPWARLVRDSGHPRCVWLDGGTLDTMLSEMVGVVTVNSTVGLTALRAGVPVLALGRAIYDVPGLTAQDGLDAFWQSPPRPDAELLDAFLRALAATIQVPGNFDGTGARPGAEAVAGRLLAPAEVD